One window of Staphylococcus chromogenes genomic DNA carries:
- the pgeF gene encoding peptidoglycan editing factor PgeF, translating into MHAFSPVGHYLSYVPSQNHQVLIGMSTRQGGLSPFPKQAFNMARYIDDDPNHITEHQKILAQEIGFPTKHWVFPIQTHEAKVVEVHQKDRGTNINTLSETELFGVDGLYTFDRDVLLTMCYADCVPIYFYSPKHHFIGLVHAGWRGTVKRIVEALIKQYPFDLNDLYVVIGPSTSNSYEINDDILSQFKMLPIDESKYIETRGSNRHGIDLKLANQLLCEYLGVPHENIYRTTYATSENLELFFSYRVEKGNTGRMLAFIGQH; encoded by the coding sequence ATGCACGCTTTTTCACCCGTAGGACATTATTTGAGTTATGTACCGAGCCAAAATCATCAGGTATTGATTGGAATGTCAACACGTCAAGGCGGTTTAAGTCCATTTCCTAAACAGGCTTTTAATATGGCGCGATACATTGATGATGATCCCAATCATATTACCGAACATCAAAAAATATTAGCGCAGGAAATTGGTTTTCCAACAAAACATTGGGTCTTTCCAATTCAAACTCATGAAGCTAAAGTCGTGGAAGTTCATCAAAAGGATAGAGGAACAAATATTAACACATTATCCGAAACGGAATTGTTTGGCGTTGATGGTTTATATACGTTTGATCGGGATGTATTATTAACGATGTGTTATGCCGATTGTGTTCCCATTTATTTTTATAGCCCAAAACATCATTTCATTGGTTTAGTCCATGCGGGTTGGAGAGGGACTGTAAAGCGTATTGTAGAAGCTTTAATTAAACAATATCCGTTTGATTTAAACGATTTATACGTGGTTATCGGACCTTCAACATCAAATTCCTATGAAATTAATGATGATATTTTATCTCAATTTAAAATGCTACCGATTGATGAATCAAAGTATATTGAGACAAGAGGTTCTAATCGTCATGGTATTGATTTGAAACTTGCCAATCAATTGTTATGTGAATATTTAGGTGTTCCTCATGAAAATATTTACCGTACCACATATGCGACTTCCGAAAACTTGGAGTTGTTTTTCTCATATCGGGTAGAGAAAGGTAATACAGGTAGAATGTTGGCTTTTATTGGACAACATTAA
- the ileS gene encoding isoleucine--tRNA ligase — MDYKDTLLMPKTKFPMRGGLPNKEPQIQAQWEEQKLYEKMLKKNEGQTPFILHDGPPYANGNLHMGHALNKILKDFIIRHKTMQGYYAPYVPGWDTHGLPIEQALTKKGVKRKEMSISDFRKKCEAFALEQIELQKKDFKRLGVNGDFDHPYITLKPEYEAAQIRLFGEMADKGLIYKGKKPVYWSPSSESSLAEAEIEYHDKRSASIYVAFAVKDAKGTVDEDAKFIIWTTTPWTLPANVAITVHPDLTYVQMNVEGEKYVIAEALVDAVAEALDWDKETVVREKEFKGSELEYVETQHPFIDRISLVINGNHVTTDAGTGCVHTAPGHGEDDYIVGQKYGLEVISPVDDKGVFTEEAGQFAGMFYDKANKEITELLTEKGALLKLNFITHSYPHDWRTKKPVIFRATPQWFASISKVREDILEAIDQTKFKVDWGKTRIYNMIRDRGEWVISRQRVWGVPLPVFYAENGDIIMTKETVNHVADLFEQHGSNVWFEREAKDLLPEGFTHEGSPNGLFTKEEDIMDVWFDSGSSHRGVLEGRKELSFPADMYLEGSDQYRGWFNSSITTAVATRGVSPYKMLLSHGFVMDGEGKKMSKSLGNVIVPDTIVKQKGADIARLWVSSVDYLADVRISEEILKQVADVYRKIRNTLRFLLGNVNDYNPNTDRISETDLFEVDRYILNRFREFKNSTLDHYDQFDYLDIYQEVQNFINVELSNFYLDYGKDILYIEAKDAHQRRSMQTVLYEILIDLTKLLAPIIPHTADEVWSYIEHQEEESVHLSDLPERHEVDHTLIEKWTTFMTLRDDVNRALEKARNEKVIGKSLQAKVKIGNSSSFDTVDFLKQFDHLHQLFIVSQVEVVDNPEGEDYQHANIAIVHADGEQCARCWNYSTELGSVGEYTDLCPRCQQVVKTLI, encoded by the coding sequence ATGGATTATAAAGACACGTTATTAATGCCGAAAACAAAATTTCCAATGCGTGGCGGCTTGCCGAATAAAGAGCCACAAATTCAAGCACAATGGGAAGAACAAAAGTTATATGAAAAAATGTTGAAAAAAAATGAAGGTCAAACGCCATTCATTTTACATGACGGTCCACCATATGCCAATGGTAATTTACATATGGGGCATGCGTTGAATAAAATTTTAAAGGATTTTATTATTCGTCATAAAACGATGCAAGGTTACTATGCACCTTACGTACCTGGTTGGGATACACATGGTTTACCGATTGAACAAGCCTTAACAAAAAAAGGCGTTAAACGTAAAGAAATGTCTATCTCAGATTTTCGTAAAAAATGTGAAGCTTTTGCGTTAGAACAAATCGAATTACAGAAAAAAGACTTTAAACGTTTAGGTGTCAATGGTGATTTTGATCATCCTTATATTACATTGAAACCGGAATATGAAGCAGCGCAAATTCGTTTATTTGGTGAAATGGCAGATAAAGGCTTAATTTATAAAGGGAAAAAACCTGTATATTGGTCACCGTCTAGTGAATCATCATTAGCTGAGGCTGAGATTGAATATCATGATAAACGTTCAGCTTCAATTTATGTCGCTTTTGCTGTGAAAGACGCAAAAGGAACTGTCGATGAGGATGCTAAATTTATTATTTGGACAACAACACCTTGGACATTACCCGCAAATGTTGCCATTACAGTTCACCCAGACTTAACCTATGTTCAAATGAATGTAGAAGGTGAAAAATATGTGATTGCAGAAGCGTTAGTAGATGCAGTTGCAGAAGCTTTAGACTGGGATAAAGAAACTGTAGTTCGTGAAAAAGAATTTAAAGGTTCTGAATTAGAATATGTAGAAACACAACATCCATTCATTGACCGCATTTCTCTTGTTATCAATGGAAACCACGTTACAACAGACGCGGGGACAGGCTGTGTACATACAGCACCTGGACACGGTGAAGATGACTATATTGTCGGACAAAAATACGGCTTAGAAGTAATTAGTCCAGTTGACGATAAAGGTGTTTTCACAGAAGAAGCAGGCCAATTTGCAGGCATGTTTTATGATAAAGCCAATAAAGAGATTACAGAATTATTGACTGAAAAAGGAGCCTTGCTGAAACTAAACTTTATTACCCATAGTTATCCGCACGACTGGCGTACGAAAAAACCTGTTATTTTCCGTGCGACTCCACAATGGTTCGCTTCTATTTCAAAGGTACGTGAAGATATTCTTGAAGCCATTGACCAAACTAAATTTAAAGTCGACTGGGGTAAAACACGAATTTACAATATGATTCGTGATCGTGGTGAATGGGTAATCTCACGTCAACGTGTGTGGGGGGTCCCACTACCGGTTTTCTATGCAGAAAATGGCGACATCATTATGACAAAAGAAACTGTCAACCATGTGGCTGATTTATTTGAACAACACGGCTCTAATGTATGGTTTGAACGTGAAGCGAAAGACCTTTTACCAGAAGGATTTACGCATGAAGGTAGCCCGAATGGTCTCTTTACAAAAGAAGAAGATATTATGGATGTTTGGTTCGATTCAGGATCTTCACATCGCGGTGTACTTGAAGGGCGTAAAGAGCTTAGCTTCCCAGCAGATATGTATCTTGAAGGCAGTGACCAATATCGAGGATGGTTCAACTCTTCTATTACAACGGCTGTTGCAACGCGTGGTGTTTCTCCGTATAAGATGCTTTTATCTCACGGTTTTGTCATGGATGGCGAAGGTAAAAAAATGAGTAAATCTTTAGGCAACGTCATTGTCCCAGATACAATCGTGAAACAAAAAGGCGCAGACATTGCACGATTATGGGTGAGTTCAGTAGATTACTTGGCAGATGTACGTATTTCTGAAGAGATTTTAAAACAAGTCGCAGATGTCTACCGTAAAATCCGTAATACACTTCGATTCTTACTCGGTAACGTTAACGATTACAATCCAAATACAGACCGCATCTCTGAAACTGACCTATTTGAAGTGGATCGATACATTTTAAATCGCTTTAGAGAGTTTAAAAATAGTACACTCGATCACTATGATCAATTTGACTATTTGGATATCTATCAAGAAGTTCAAAACTTTATCAATGTAGAACTAAGTAACTTCTATTTAGATTACGGTAAAGATATTTTATATATTGAAGCAAAAGATGCGCATCAACGTCGCAGTATGCAAACGGTGCTTTATGAAATTTTAATCGATTTAACAAAATTACTGGCACCAATCATTCCACATACTGCCGATGAAGTATGGTCATATATTGAGCATCAAGAAGAAGAAAGTGTACATTTGTCTGATTTACCAGAGCGTCACGAAGTCGATCATACGCTTATTGAAAAATGGACAACATTTATGACTTTACGTGACGATGTCAACCGTGCGTTAGAAAAAGCACGTAATGAAAAAGTAATTGGAAAATCTTTACAAGCTAAAGTGAAAATTGGTAATAGTTCCTCTTTTGATACGGTCGACTTCTTAAAACAATTTGATCATCTTCATCAATTGTTTATCGTTTCACAAGTTGAAGTTGTGGATAACCCAGAAGGAGAAGATTATCAACACGCAAACATTGCCATCGTTCACGCTGATGGGGAACAATGTGCGCGTTGTTGGAATTACTCTACAGAATTAGGTTCAGTGGGTGAATATACTGATTTATGTCCACGTTGCCAACAAGTCGTAAAAACATTAATATAA
- the ftsA gene encoding cell division protein FtsA has product MEEHYYVSVDIGSSSVKVIVGEKFHNGINVIGTGQTYTSGIKNGLIDDFDIAKQAIKDTIKKASIASGVDIKEVFLKLPIVGTEVFDESNALEFHEDTEIKGTHIERVLEGIREKNVEPNTEVINTFPLKFVVDGNNEVTDPKELVARHSLEVDAGVIAVPQTLLINMIKCVEASGVDVLDVYSDAYNYRSILTPTERELGACVIDIGEDLTQIAFYERGELVDADVVTMAGRDITEDIQQFLNTTYETAEKIKQQYGHAFYDSASDQDVFTVEQLDSEEPAQFTQKELSDAIEARVEDIFFEVFDVLQELQLTKVNGGFVVTGGSANLLGIKELLTDMVSEKVRIHTPSQMGIRKPEFSSAISTISSSIAFDELLDYVTINNHDDEEIEEEVIIDEAPRHESRMGGFDGFFKKKTKKHPDERMDTEIPNHDASYHENETYEKYDDYEVEAERNQRQINGEPHHQEESKFKKIMKSLFE; this is encoded by the coding sequence ATGGAAGAGCATTATTATGTGAGCGTAGATATAGGCTCATCAAGCGTTAAAGTAATCGTTGGTGAAAAATTTCATAATGGTATAAATGTGATAGGTACAGGGCAAACCTACACAAGTGGCATTAAGAATGGATTAATTGATGATTTCGATATTGCAAAACAAGCAATTAAAGATACGATAAAAAAAGCATCTATTGCATCAGGTGTCGATATTAAAGAGGTCTTCCTTAAGTTACCTATCGTGGGAACAGAAGTGTTTGATGAATCAAATGCACTTGAATTCCATGAAGATACAGAAATTAAAGGAACGCATATTGAACGCGTATTAGAAGGTATCCGTGAAAAAAATGTAGAACCTAACACAGAAGTGATTAATACTTTTCCACTTAAATTTGTGGTTGATGGTAACAATGAAGTTACAGATCCTAAAGAACTTGTTGCCCGTCACTCTCTAGAAGTGGATGCAGGCGTTATTGCGGTACCACAAACATTACTCATTAATATGATTAAATGTGTCGAAGCTAGTGGCGTAGATGTTTTAGATGTCTATTCAGATGCATATAACTACCGTTCAATTTTAACACCGACTGAACGTGAGTTAGGTGCTTGCGTCATTGATATTGGTGAAGATTTAACGCAAATTGCTTTTTATGAAAGAGGAGAACTCGTAGACGCTGATGTTGTTACGATGGCGGGACGAGATATTACAGAAGACATACAGCAATTTTTAAATACTACATATGAAACTGCTGAAAAAATTAAACAACAATATGGACATGCATTTTATGATTCAGCATCAGATCAAGATGTATTTACTGTTGAACAACTTGATAGTGAAGAACCAGCCCAGTTCACTCAAAAAGAATTAAGTGATGCTATTGAAGCGCGAGTAGAAGACATTTTCTTTGAAGTATTTGATGTATTACAAGAATTACAACTGACAAAAGTGAATGGTGGTTTTGTTGTTACTGGCGGTTCAGCAAATCTTTTAGGGATTAAAGAATTATTGACAGACATGGTAAGCGAAAAAGTGCGTATCCATACTCCGTCACAAATGGGAATTCGTAAACCTGAATTTTCATCTGCAATTTCTACAATTTCTAGTAGTATTGCTTTTGATGAGTTATTGGATTATGTTACAATTAATAATCATGATGACGAGGAAATTGAAGAAGAAGTGATTATCGATGAGGCTCCACGTCATGAATCTCGAATGGGTGGATTTGACGGTTTCTTTAAAAAGAAAACTAAAAAACACCCAGACGAAAGAATGGATACTGAAATACCAAATCATGATGCAAGTTATCATGAAAATGAAACATACGAAAAATATGATGATTATGAAGTAGAGGCTGAACGAAATCAAAGACAAATAAACGGTGAACCGCATCACCAAGAAGAAAGTAAGTTCAAAAAAATTATGAAATCATTATTTGAGTAA
- a CDS encoding cell division protein FtsQ/DivIB: MSEPIQKIDNAYIKEKRRQQLQKRRRFQRNLVLGLIVIVICIALFMFTPISKVNDAQINGNHFVSTAEIKKQLQIDQRPRVYSYDANGAIERIEKNSLIKSVDIHKAFPNQLIVDVKEHDVVGITQEKDENVPVIETGKVLKDFKGSVPNEVPYLNGFKGEEKRKIVEALEKMDATTRGQISEINAAPEKDQPHLIRLYMRDGIEVLGKTTTIAKKLSYYPSMSQALEKDDTGKLKKSGYIDLSVGATFIPYENEKQGDNGSASSQELQSGTANEDKAKDDLQKALNKIKENEKE, encoded by the coding sequence ATGAGTGAACCGATTCAAAAAATAGATAATGCCTATATAAAAGAGAAGAGACGGCAACAGTTACAGAAACGGCGTCGTTTTCAACGCAATTTAGTTTTAGGTCTCATCGTCATTGTGATATGTATCGCTTTGTTTATGTTTACGCCAATAAGCAAGGTGAACGACGCGCAAATTAATGGCAACCATTTTGTTTCTACAGCTGAAATAAAAAAACAACTTCAGATTGACCAACGCCCAAGAGTTTACTCTTATGATGCCAATGGGGCTATTGAACGCATCGAAAAAAATTCTTTAATCAAATCTGTTGATATTCATAAAGCTTTTCCGAATCAACTTATTGTTGATGTAAAAGAGCATGATGTAGTTGGAATAACACAAGAAAAAGATGAAAATGTCCCTGTCATTGAAACAGGTAAAGTGTTAAAAGATTTTAAAGGATCAGTCCCTAATGAAGTCCCTTATTTAAATGGTTTCAAAGGTGAAGAAAAAAGAAAAATTGTTGAAGCCCTTGAAAAAATGGACGCTACCACTAGAGGACAAATTTCTGAAATTAATGCCGCACCTGAAAAAGATCAACCTCACCTTATTCGATTATATATGAGGGATGGTATTGAAGTTTTAGGTAAAACGACGACAATAGCTAAAAAACTATCTTATTATCCTAGTATGTCACAAGCACTTGAAAAGGATGACACAGGTAAGTTAAAAAAATCAGGATATATCGATTTGTCTGTTGGCGCGACGTTTATCCCCTATGAAAATGAGAAACAGGGGGACAACGGTTCGGCAAGTTCACAAGAGCTTCAATCAGGTACGGCAAATGAAGATAAAGCGAAAGATGACTTACAAAAAGCTTTAAATAAAATTAAAGAGAACGAAAAAGAATAA
- a CDS encoding RNA-binding protein has product MELYQHFRPEERPTIDHLIDKARQSERQYSPVLTSFLDPREQYILKVVTGSFPDLNCSFFGGPQSERKRAIIAPHYFEPTTDDFEISLIQVEYPEKFVTIQHQHLLGTLMSFGIERDQIGDIIVGEQLQFVLTNQIKSYIMMELTHIKRATVKLNAIPIENMVESKEQWQTHHATVSALRLDVVLKEMIRKSRTIAQTLIQRKRVKVNHTIVEAVDFQLDEGDLISIQGYGRAKMIEIGERTKKDKLKLTYQTLFK; this is encoded by the coding sequence ATGGAGCTTTATCAACATTTTAGGCCAGAAGAACGACCGACGATTGATCATCTCATAGACAAAGCGCGTCAATCCGAGCGTCAGTATAGCCCTGTATTAACTAGTTTTTTAGACCCGAGAGAACAATATATACTAAAAGTTGTTACCGGAAGTTTTCCTGATTTGAATTGTTCTTTTTTTGGAGGGCCACAAAGTGAGAGAAAAAGAGCGATTATAGCACCACATTATTTTGAACCCACGACCGACGATTTCGAAATAAGTCTCATTCAAGTTGAGTACCCTGAAAAGTTCGTGACCATTCAACATCAACATTTGTTAGGTACACTTATGTCATTTGGCATTGAACGCGATCAAATTGGAGACATTATTGTGGGAGAGCAACTCCAGTTCGTTTTGACAAATCAAATTAAATCTTATATTATGATGGAATTAACACATATCAAAAGAGCAACAGTCAAACTAAATGCGATACCTATAGAAAATATGGTAGAATCAAAAGAGCAATGGCAAACACATCATGCGACAGTAAGCGCATTGAGATTAGATGTGGTTCTAAAAGAAATGATAAGAAAATCACGCACAATTGCTCAAACTTTAATTCAACGCAAACGCGTGAAAGTTAATCATACGATAGTGGAAGCTGTAGATTTTCAACTTGATGAAGGAGATTTAATTTCGATTCAAGGATATGGAAGAGCGAAAATGATAGAAATTGGTGAACGAACGAAAAAAGATAAATTAAAATTAACCTATCAAACGTTATTTAAATAG
- the ftsZ gene encoding cell division protein FtsZ, which yields MLEFEQGFNHLATLKVIGVGGGGNNAVNRMIDHGMNNVEFIAINTDGQALNLSKAESKIQIGEKLTRGLGAGANPEIGKKAAEESREQIEDAIQGADMVFVTAGMGGGTGTGAAPVVAKIAKEMGALTVGVVTRPFSFEGRKRQTQAAAGVESMKAAVDTLIVIPNDRLLDIVDKSTPMMEAFKEADNVLRQGVQGISDLIAVSGEVNLDFADVKTIMSNQGSALMGIGVSSGENRAVEAAKKAISSPLLETSIVGAQGVLMNITGGESLSLFEAQEAADIVQDAADEDVNMIFGTVINPELQDEIVVTVIATGFEDKPSSQARKQQSTSSFGSSAHSTPTREPGFNGGQPSSSLQDDRDVEPQRAHSTNDDDIPSFIRNREERRSRRTRR from the coding sequence ATGTTAGAATTTGAACAAGGATTTAATCATTTGGCGACGCTAAAAGTCATCGGTGTCGGTGGTGGCGGTAATAACGCTGTCAATCGAATGATTGATCATGGAATGAATAATGTTGAATTTATCGCAATTAACACAGATGGACAAGCTTTAAACTTATCTAAAGCAGAGTCTAAAATTCAAATTGGTGAAAAATTAACACGTGGTTTAGGTGCAGGTGCGAACCCTGAAATCGGTAAAAAAGCCGCGGAAGAATCACGCGAACAAATTGAAGATGCAATTCAAGGTGCAGACATGGTCTTTGTAACTGCTGGTATGGGCGGCGGTACAGGTACAGGTGCAGCACCAGTTGTAGCCAAAATTGCTAAAGAAATGGGTGCGCTTACTGTAGGTGTAGTTACACGTCCATTTAGTTTTGAAGGGCGCAAACGCCAAACTCAAGCTGCTGCGGGTGTTGAATCTATGAAAGCAGCTGTAGATACATTAATTGTTATTCCTAACGATCGTTTATTAGATATCGTTGATAAATCTACGCCAATGATGGAAGCTTTCAAAGAAGCAGATAACGTATTACGCCAAGGTGTTCAAGGTATCTCAGACCTTATCGCCGTTTCAGGTGAAGTAAACTTAGACTTTGCTGACGTAAAAACAATCATGTCTAACCAAGGTTCAGCATTAATGGGTATTGGTGTTTCTTCAGGTGAAAATAGAGCTGTAGAAGCAGCGAAAAAAGCAATTTCTTCTCCATTATTAGAAACATCGATTGTAGGGGCTCAAGGTGTCTTAATGAATATTACTGGTGGAGAGTCACTTTCTTTATTCGAAGCACAGGAAGCAGCCGACATCGTACAAGATGCAGCTGATGAAGATGTTAATATGATTTTCGGTACCGTTATCAATCCAGAATTACAAGATGAAATTGTTGTGACTGTTATTGCTACAGGCTTTGAAGATAAACCATCTTCTCAAGCACGTAAACAACAAAGTACATCAAGTTTTGGAAGCAGTGCACATAGCACACCTACGAGAGAACCTGGTTTTAACGGTGGACAACCTTCTTCATCTTTACAAGATGATAGAGATGTAGAACCACAACGTGCGCATAGTACAAATGATGACGATATTCCAAGTTTTATTCGTAACAGAGAAGAACGTCGTTCAAGAAGAACACGTCGCTAA
- a CDS encoding DivIVA domain-containing protein, with protein sequence MAFTPSEIKNKSFTRTKNGFEPTEVEQYLEQLSQEIERLKEDKKQLENVLQERDAHIKSFKDVEKSVGEAIVSAQRAADETKAAAQKEHDAIIQKAQAEANRIVNDGIEKSRRLSFQTEDMKRQSKIFRSRFKMLVEAQLDLLKSDDWEYLLNYDLDAQQVTEENFQHLNQQDVTPEEKQQAQKNDKDANQKDASSEEESNKSNDEDKQEK encoded by the coding sequence ATGGCTTTTACACCCAGTGAGATTAAAAATAAATCTTTTACACGTACAAAAAACGGTTTTGAACCTACGGAAGTTGAACAGTATTTAGAACAACTGAGTCAAGAAATCGAACGTTTAAAAGAGGATAAAAAACAACTTGAAAATGTATTGCAAGAAAGAGATGCTCATATCAAATCATTTAAAGATGTTGAAAAATCAGTAGGTGAAGCAATCGTAAGTGCGCAACGTGCTGCAGATGAAACAAAGGCAGCTGCTCAAAAAGAACACGATGCGATTATCCAAAAAGCACAAGCTGAGGCGAATCGAATTGTGAATGATGGCATTGAAAAATCAAGACGACTTTCATTCCAAACGGAAGATATGAAACGCCAGTCTAAAATTTTCCGTTCACGCTTTAAAATGTTAGTCGAAGCACAACTTGACTTATTAAAGAGTGATGACTGGGAATATCTGCTCAATTATGATTTAGATGCACAACAAGTGACTGAGGAAAACTTTCAACATTTAAATCAACAAGATGTGACGCCTGAAGAAAAACAACAAGCACAAAAAAATGATAAAGATGCGAATCAAAAAGACGCCTCTTCAGAAGAAGAATCAAATAAATCAAACGATGAAGACAAGCAAGAAAAGTAA
- a CDS encoding YggT family protein, with the protein MSIQILETIFQFIIFVVRIYSYGMIIYIFMSWLPGARESAVGQFMAKLYEPFLEPFRRIIPPLGMIDISPIVAFIVLNLFQRGIYAIFQFIYTHFYL; encoded by the coding sequence ATGTCAATTCAAATACTTGAAACGATATTCCAATTCATTATTTTTGTCGTTAGAATATATTCTTATGGAATGATTATTTATATATTTATGTCATGGCTTCCTGGTGCACGTGAGAGTGCGGTTGGTCAATTTATGGCGAAACTCTACGAACCCTTTTTAGAGCCATTTAGAAGAATTATTCCTCCACTAGGGATGATAGATATCTCGCCAATTGTGGCATTTATCGTGTTGAACCTATTTCAAAGAGGAATTTATGCAATTTTCCAATTCATCTATACACACTTTTATTTATAA
- a CDS encoding YggS family pyridoxal phosphate-dependent enzyme, translating to MSVQDNYQHIQNEIKTHASKAGLDILPRVIAVTKYVTIERAKEAYDAGIRDFGENRIEGFLAKKEALPDDVTMHFIGSLQSRKVKEVINEIDYLHALDRKSLAKEISKRATHTVKCFVQVNVSGETSKHGLSSDEVIPFIQELAQYNHIQVVGLMTMAPYIDDEARLKSIFEQLKIKRVEVQSLNLDYAPCTELSMGMSNDYAIATEMGATYVRIGTSLVGNEE from the coding sequence ATGTCAGTTCAAGATAACTATCAACACATTCAAAATGAAATAAAAACCCATGCCTCCAAGGCAGGTTTAGACATATTACCTCGCGTGATTGCGGTCACGAAATATGTTACAATAGAGCGAGCTAAAGAAGCATACGATGCGGGCATTCGGGATTTTGGTGAGAATCGCATTGAAGGGTTCTTAGCTAAAAAAGAGGCGCTACCGGATGATGTGACAATGCATTTTATCGGCTCACTTCAATCACGAAAAGTGAAAGAGGTTATCAACGAAATTGATTATTTACATGCATTGGATCGTAAAAGTTTGGCTAAAGAAATTAGTAAGCGAGCAACGCATACTGTAAAATGCTTTGTGCAAGTGAATGTGTCTGGAGAAACTTCGAAGCACGGTTTATCTTCGGATGAAGTTATTCCCTTCATTCAAGAACTTGCACAATACAACCATATCCAAGTGGTTGGACTGATGACTATGGCTCCTTATATTGATGATGAAGCGCGCTTAAAAAGTATATTTGAACAATTGAAAATCAAGCGTGTTGAGGTGCAATCATTAAATTTAGATTACGCCCCTTGTACAGAACTCTCTATGGGGATGAGTAATGACTACGCAATCGCAACAGAAATGGGTGCGACTTATGTGCGTATAGGAACAAGTTTAGTAGGAAATGAGGAGTGA
- the lspA gene encoding signal peptidase II, with product MNKKYFLGISIFIIIVILLADQLTKWLIVAQMTLGESFTVIPNFLAITSHRNDGAAWGILSGHMPFFYIITIVILIALIYFYIKEAKGQFLMQFAISLLIAGALGNFIDRVLNGEVVDFIDTTIFGYDFPIFNIADSSLTIGVIMLIIVLIFTPQHKKG from the coding sequence ATGAACAAAAAGTACTTTTTGGGAATATCTATTTTCATAATCATCGTCATCTTACTCGCTGACCAACTGACGAAATGGCTCATTGTCGCTCAGATGACGCTTGGAGAATCTTTTACGGTGATCCCCAATTTTTTAGCCATTACTTCTCATCGTAATGATGGCGCCGCTTGGGGAATACTGAGCGGACATATGCCATTCTTTTACATCATTACAATTGTGATACTCATTGCGCTCATCTATTTTTACATTAAAGAAGCGAAAGGCCAATTTTTAATGCAATTCGCCATTAGTTTACTGATTGCTGGCGCTTTAGGGAATTTCATTGACCGTGTGCTCAATGGTGAAGTTGTTGATTTTATTGATACGACAATTTTCGGTTATGATTTCCCCATATTCAATATTGCAGATTCAAGTTTGACCATTGGGGTCATTATGTTAATTATTGTGTTGATTTTTACGCCTCAACACAAAAAAGGATAG
- a CDS encoding cell division protein SepF translates to MAIKDLFNGFFAIEDEDDDFIEEEERRERARERERQREIEQNKATAAEDYQQAPTATERQRALQSVPKKQPSRIKNMQNERKYQIAKEPTTQQGNVVSMTQSQDAFNNGSSKMCLFEPRVFSDTQDIADELKNRRATLVNLQQIDAVSAKRIIDFLSGTVYAIGGDIQRVGADIFLCTPDNVEVAGSISEHIDAMENQNQYE, encoded by the coding sequence TTGGCTATCAAAGATTTATTCAATGGCTTTTTCGCAATTGAAGATGAAGATGATGACTTCATTGAAGAAGAAGAACGTCGTGAAAGAGCGCGTGAAAGAGAAAGACAAAGAGAAATTGAACAAAATAAAGCAACTGCTGCCGAAGACTATCAACAAGCGCCAACAGCTACAGAACGTCAAAGAGCGCTTCAATCGGTCCCTAAAAAACAACCTTCAAGAATAAAAAATATGCAAAACGAACGAAAATACCAAATTGCTAAAGAACCAACTACACAGCAAGGGAACGTGGTGAGCATGACACAATCACAAGATGCATTTAACAATGGCAGTTCGAAAATGTGTTTATTTGAGCCTCGTGTGTTTTCTGACACACAAGATATTGCAGATGAACTTAAAAATCGTCGTGCGACATTGGTAAATTTACAGCAAATAGATGCAGTATCTGCAAAACGTATCATCGATTTTTTAAGTGGTACTGTTTATGCAATTGGCGGCGATATTCAACGTGTAGGTGCAGATATATTTTTATGCACACCTGATAATGTTGAAGTTGCAGGTAGTATTTCAGAGCACATTGATGCTATGGAAAACCAAAATCAATATGAATAA